The Paenibacillus uliginis N3/975 genome has a window encoding:
- a CDS encoding ABC-F family ATP-binding cassette domain-containing protein, whose translation MSILNVEGLSHGFGDRAIFKDVSFRLLKGEHIGLIGANGEGKSTFMNIITSKLQPDEGKVEWSKRVRVGYLDQHAVLTKGMTIQDVLRGAFQYLFDLEQEMNEMYNKMGEVSPEELEKLLEEVGTIQDTLTSQDFYMIDAKVQETARGLGITDIGLDRDVNDLSGGQRTKILLAKLLLEKPDILLLDEPTNYLDEQHIEWLKRYLQEYENAFILISHDIPFLNSVINLIYHMENQKLSRYVGDYDQFQQVYEMKKQQLESAYNRQQQEISELKDFVARNKASVATRNMAMSRQKKLDKMEVIELSKEKPKPQFNFKEGKTAGKDIFETKDLVIGYDSPLSRPLDLRMERGQKVALVGANGIGKTTLLRSILGEIPALSGSVELGYNLEIGYFEQEMKEGNYNTCIEEIWESFPSLSQFEVRAALAKCGLTTKHIESKIAVLSGGEKAKVRLCKLINSETNLLVLDEPTNHLDVDAKDELKRALKAYKGSILMISHEPEFYSDIATDIWNCESWTTKVF comes from the coding sequence ATGAGTATATTAAACGTTGAAGGATTAAGTCATGGTTTTGGAGATCGCGCTATCTTTAAAGATGTTTCGTTCAGACTTTTAAAAGGCGAGCATATCGGATTAATTGGCGCAAACGGCGAAGGCAAATCTACTTTTATGAACATCATTACGAGCAAGCTGCAGCCAGATGAAGGCAAGGTTGAATGGTCCAAGCGGGTACGCGTCGGTTACCTTGATCAGCATGCTGTTTTGACCAAAGGGATGACGATTCAAGATGTACTTCGGGGTGCGTTTCAATACTTGTTCGACCTCGAGCAAGAAATGAATGAAATGTACAACAAAATGGGGGAAGTGTCCCCGGAAGAGCTGGAAAAACTGCTGGAAGAAGTCGGAACTATTCAAGATACGCTCACCAGCCAGGATTTTTACATGATTGATGCCAAGGTGCAGGAGACAGCCCGCGGTTTGGGTATAACTGACATAGGACTTGACCGTGACGTTAACGACCTTAGCGGCGGTCAGCGGACAAAAATATTGCTGGCAAAACTGCTGTTGGAAAAGCCGGATATTTTGCTTCTTGATGAGCCTACCAACTATCTTGATGAACAGCATATTGAATGGCTGAAGCGTTACCTTCAAGAGTATGAAAATGCATTTATACTGATCTCGCACGATATTCCGTTCCTGAACAGTGTAATCAATCTGATTTACCATATGGAAAATCAAAAGCTGAGTCGGTATGTAGGTGACTACGATCAGTTCCAGCAAGTTTACGAAATGAAGAAACAACAGCTTGAATCGGCTTATAACCGGCAGCAGCAAGAAATCTCGGAGTTGAAGGATTTTGTTGCCCGTAACAAAGCCAGCGTGGCTACCCGGAATATGGCGATGTCCAGACAAAAGAAACTCGACAAGATGGAAGTGATTGAACTTTCCAAGGAAAAGCCGAAGCCGCAGTTTAACTTCAAGGAAGGTAAAACAGCCGGCAAGGATATCTTTGAAACGAAAGATCTGGTCATCGGCTACGATAGCCCACTATCCAGACCTCTTGATCTGCGGATGGAGCGTGGACAGAAGGTTGCGCTTGTTGGTGCGAACGGGATCGGTAAAACGACACTGCTGCGCAGCATTTTAGGTGAAATTCCGGCACTATCCGGCTCTGTAGAGCTTGGTTATAACTTGGAGATCGGCTACTTCGAGCAGGAAATGAAAGAAGGCAACTACAACACATGCATAGAGGAAATATGGGAAAGCTTCCCTTCATTAAGCCAGTTTGAGGTACGTGCGGCGCTGGCCAAATGCGGACTAACAACCAAGCATATTGAGAGCAAAATTGCTGTATTGAGCGGCGGGGAAAAGGCCAAAGTCCGTTTGTGCAAACTCATTAACAGCGAAACAAATCTGCTCGTGCTCGACGAACCGACAAACCATTTGGATGTCGATGCGAAAGATGAACTGAAGCGGGCCTTAAAAGCGTACAAAGGTAGCATTCTGATGATTTCCCACGAACCGGAGTTCTACAGCGATATTGCAACAGATATCTGGAATTGTGAATCATGGACGACAAAAGTATTTTAA
- a CDS encoding DUF4181 domain-containing protein: MGISISSLVFILAIVRMLLKLWFVKGEKIKISETSGKRFYTWGGWILCLISLVILFNLDFSDMNIMRWFWLCFLIIASSFNAFAEWKYIRESKEHIISLVSLMIGTAYILLFMF; this comes from the coding sequence ATGGGTATTTCAATCTCATCATTAGTTTTTATTCTGGCCATCGTTCGAATGTTATTAAAACTATGGTTTGTTAAAGGGGAAAAGATCAAGATTTCAGAGACGAGCGGAAAAAGGTTCTACACTTGGGGAGGATGGATTCTTTGTTTAATTTCTCTCGTGATTCTCTTTAACCTCGACTTCTCAGATATGAATATTATGAGATGGTTTTGGCTGTGCTTTCTCATCATTGCATCTAGCTTTAATGCATTCGCAGAATGGAAGTACATCAGGGAATCGAAGGAGCATATTATTTCGCTTGTTTCACTAATGATCGGGACGGCCTACATTCTTTTGTTCATGTTTTGA
- the treC gene encoding alpha,alpha-phosphotrehalase, protein MLTKGNQPRDWWRASTVYQVYPKSFNDTTGRGTGDIRGLTEKLDYIKGLGIDIVWLQPVYVSPQNDNGYDVADYYNIDPAYGTMEDFDELVQELKNRSMHLMIDIVVNHSSTEHRWFKEAKSSRDNPYRDYYIWKDPAEDGGPPNNWQSKFGGPAWQFDEGTEQYYLTLYDKTQADLNWENEKVRQEVVDLLTFWAEKGVSGFRMDVINLISKDPSFPNDDGSVPPGDGRKFYTDGPRVHEYVKELNEKVFRPYNLVTVGEMSSTTLEHCIRYSNPEENEFSMTFNFHHLKVDYPNGQKWELKPYDFEELKKVLSDWQIGMQQGGGWNALFWNNHDQPRSLTRFTNEDQYRNESAKLLATTLHGLQGTPYVYQGEEIGMPDPKWNDISEFRDIESRNMYEILQLRGKTPEEAAHIVSVRSRDNSRLPMLWDDSDQAGFTTGTPWIKIDERYPLINAKAQVEDYNSIYHHYRKLIEFRKSIPVFTDGRYVRLDVGHPQVYAYARINSEETLVVISNFSKEEVRFELPKKFTENLPEDRLAELLIGNTAEEPELTPIVKLSPYGSYMWLIKTIQ, encoded by the coding sequence ATGCTAACTAAGGGAAACCAGCCTCGAGATTGGTGGAGAGCATCTACGGTTTATCAGGTATACCCGAAAAGCTTTAACGATACAACCGGCCGTGGTACAGGCGATATTCGCGGGCTTACTGAGAAGCTTGATTATATAAAAGGATTGGGTATCGACATCGTATGGCTTCAGCCGGTGTATGTTTCTCCACAAAATGATAACGGTTACGATGTTGCGGATTATTACAACATTGATCCTGCCTACGGAACGATGGAAGATTTTGATGAGCTCGTTCAGGAACTAAAGAACAGAAGTATGCATCTTATGATCGATATTGTGGTCAATCATTCCTCTACCGAACATCGTTGGTTTAAGGAGGCGAAGTCTTCTCGGGATAATCCATATCGGGATTATTACATCTGGAAAGATCCTGCAGAGGATGGGGGGCCGCCTAACAATTGGCAGTCCAAATTCGGAGGCCCCGCTTGGCAGTTTGACGAAGGAACAGAGCAGTATTATTTGACTCTTTATGATAAGACACAAGCGGATCTGAACTGGGAAAATGAAAAGGTTAGACAAGAGGTTGTTGATTTGCTAACGTTTTGGGCTGAAAAGGGTGTAAGCGGGTTCCGGATGGATGTCATTAATCTTATTTCCAAAGATCCCTCATTCCCAAATGATGACGGCTCTGTACCACCAGGGGATGGGCGTAAATTTTACACCGATGGACCTCGTGTGCATGAGTATGTTAAAGAACTGAATGAAAAAGTGTTCAGACCGTATAATTTAGTAACTGTTGGTGAAATGTCTTCAACTACACTAGAACATTGCATTCGCTACTCTAATCCGGAGGAAAATGAGTTTTCCATGACATTCAACTTCCATCATCTAAAGGTGGATTACCCCAACGGACAAAAGTGGGAACTTAAGCCTTATGATTTCGAGGAACTGAAAAAAGTGCTTTCCGATTGGCAGATCGGCATGCAGCAGGGTGGTGGCTGGAATGCGCTGTTCTGGAACAATCATGATCAACCGCGCTCGCTTACCCGGTTTACGAACGAGGACCAATACCGGAACGAAAGCGCCAAACTGCTCGCAACCACGCTTCATGGATTGCAAGGTACGCCTTATGTCTATCAAGGAGAAGAAATCGGTATGCCGGATCCCAAATGGAATGATATTTCCGAGTTCCGTGATATTGAATCAAGGAATATGTACGAAATTCTTCAGCTAAGGGGAAAAACACCTGAAGAAGCTGCTCATATTGTAAGTGTACGCTCCAGAGATAATTCGCGGCTGCCCATGCTATGGGATGATAGCGATCAGGCTGGATTTACTACCGGTACACCTTGGATCAAGATCGATGAACGTTATCCGTTAATCAATGCAAAGGCACAGGTAGAAGATTATAATTCGATTTATCACCACTATCGAAAGTTAATCGAGTTTCGTAAAAGTATCCCGGTATTTACAGATGGAAGATACGTTCGTCTTGATGTAGGACATCCCCAGGTTTATGCCTATGCCAGAATAAATTCTGAAGAAACACTTGTCGTTATTTCAAATTTCAGCAAGGAAGAGGTTCGGTTTGAACTTCCCAAGAAGTTCACTGAGAATCTCCCCGAAGATCGGTTAGCAGAGCTTCTCATAGGTAATACAGCGGAAGAACCAGAACTCACTCCAATCGTTAAGCTTTCACCTTACGGGTCATATATGTGGCTGATTAAAACCATACAATAA
- the treP gene encoding PTS system trehalose-specific EIIBC component — protein sequence MAKLDRKNVERIIEAVGGKDNIEAATHCVTRLRFALADESKVDSKALDENDLVKGQFSSQGQFQVVIGPGLVDQVYNEMIEITGGARATKDDVKSLASKKQNPLQRAIKTLSDIFIPILPAIVMAGLLLGINNILTGPGIFYEGQSLIEVHPEWADVASIINLIASTAFTFLPVLIGWSAVRQFGGNPLLGIVLGLILVNPDLMSAYQYADAKLEGTVPVWNLLGFEVEKIGYQGQVLPVLVSAYILAKIEKFLDKRVHDSIKLLIVAPVALLVTGFLAFIVVGPITFMIGNALTSGLVSIFDSFAALGGLIYGGLYALLVITGMHHTFLAVDIQLIGSEGGTFLWPMLALSNIAQGAAALAMMFIVREQKAKGLAVTSSISAFLGVTEPAIFGVNIRFKYPFIFGMIGSGIAGVLLAVNNVLASSIGVGGIPGFLSIFPNQWGVFFLGMAIVLVIPFTGTLLYGRYQLSRQSNRLEKENTLDSAVSEQAVTTEAASGQNEVSLKSEANPISAKLTVDIAAPLNGVIVPLSEVPDPAFSEKQMGQGIAIIPSEGKVYAPFDGTVAHLIKSKHALILTDANGIQVLIHVGINTVSLKGDGFTAHVETGSIITQGQLLLEFDKERIEKAGLPVITPILVPDGQDGIQEIKEYEGRAIQGKTPVLQVSLDPKSGVSDMEQ from the coding sequence ATGGCGAAATTAGATCGTAAAAATGTGGAGCGGATCATTGAGGCAGTCGGAGGAAAAGACAACATTGAAGCCGCTACGCATTGTGTAACCAGATTAAGATTTGCCCTTGCGGATGAAAGCAAAGTAGATTCTAAAGCACTTGATGAAAATGATCTGGTGAAGGGACAATTCTCTTCCCAGGGTCAATTTCAGGTCGTGATCGGACCGGGTCTGGTCGACCAAGTCTACAATGAGATGATTGAAATTACTGGGGGCGCCAGAGCAACCAAGGATGATGTGAAATCGCTTGCCAGCAAGAAACAAAATCCACTCCAGCGGGCCATAAAGACGCTTTCCGATATCTTTATCCCGATCTTGCCGGCCATCGTTATGGCGGGTCTCCTGCTTGGAATTAACAATATTCTTACGGGACCCGGCATTTTCTATGAAGGCCAATCATTAATTGAGGTGCATCCTGAGTGGGCAGATGTGGCTTCCATCATTAACCTGATTGCAAGTACGGCCTTTACTTTCCTACCTGTCTTGATCGGTTGGTCAGCTGTGCGACAATTCGGGGGTAATCCGCTGTTAGGGATTGTTTTAGGTTTAATTCTCGTGAATCCGGATCTAATGAGCGCATATCAATATGCAGATGCCAAGCTGGAAGGCACAGTACCGGTATGGAATCTATTGGGATTTGAAGTTGAGAAGATAGGTTATCAGGGTCAAGTGTTACCTGTACTTGTCTCCGCATACATTTTAGCGAAGATCGAGAAGTTTTTAGACAAAAGGGTGCATGATTCTATTAAATTGTTAATCGTAGCACCTGTTGCCTTGTTAGTTACGGGGTTCCTTGCATTTATTGTGGTAGGTCCGATCACATTCATGATTGGTAATGCGCTTACTTCGGGACTTGTCAGCATCTTCGATTCTTTTGCTGCACTCGGCGGTCTGATTTATGGTGGTTTGTACGCATTGCTTGTTATTACGGGGATGCACCACACCTTCCTTGCGGTGGATATTCAACTCATCGGAAGCGAAGGTGGAACTTTCCTGTGGCCGATGCTTGCCTTGTCTAATATTGCACAAGGTGCAGCAGCTCTTGCCATGATGTTCATTGTAAGAGAACAGAAAGCGAAAGGCCTTGCCGTAACCTCATCCATCTCCGCCTTTTTGGGCGTAACCGAGCCGGCGATTTTCGGTGTCAATATACGTTTCAAATACCCCTTTATTTTCGGAATGATCGGTTCCGGGATCGCAGGCGTACTATTAGCCGTAAATAACGTTCTTGCTTCTTCCATCGGCGTAGGCGGCATCCCGGGATTCTTGTCGATCTTCCCGAACCAATGGGGTGTCTTCTTTCTGGGAATGGCTATTGTTCTTGTGATTCCTTTTACCGGTACGCTATTGTATGGCAGATACCAGTTGTCCAGGCAGTCTAATCGGTTGGAGAAAGAAAATACACTGGATTCGGCAGTAAGTGAACAGGCAGTAACGACGGAAGCAGCGAGTGGTCAGAATGAGGTTTCACTAAAATCTGAAGCAAATCCAATTTCTGCGAAGCTTACGGTTGATATCGCGGCACCGCTGAATGGAGTAATTGTGCCTCTATCAGAAGTCCCTGACCCTGCTTTTTCGGAAAAACAGATGGGGCAAGGAATTGCCATTATTCCATCCGAAGGGAAGGTATATGCTCCATTTGACGGAACCGTTGCACACCTGATTAAGAGCAAACATGCACTCATTCTAACCGATGCTAACGGAATTCAGGTTTTGATTCATGTGGGAATTAATACGGTTTCCTTAAAAGGGGACGGCTTTACCGCCCATGTGGAGACAGGATCGATTATAACACAAGGACAACTTTTGCTTGAATTCGATAAAGAACGTATTGAAAAAGCAGGTTTGCCAGTCATTACCCCGATTCTTGTTCCGGATGGGCAGGATGGCATTCAGGAGATTAAAGAATATGAGGGGAGAGCTATTCAAGGTAAGACCCCGGTATTGCAGGTTTCACTCGATCCTAAATCTGGCGTTTCAGACATGGAGCAATGA
- the treR gene encoding trehalose operon repressor, translating into MTNNIFLTLYKDYVERIDAGILQSGSKLPSENELAVTYQTSRETVRKGLNLLAQNGYINKVKGKGSFVLDTGRLKFPVSGLVSYKELSERLGKKSRTLVYVTECVPAGDKIAKELHIRANQPVWKVIRAREIEGERIILDIDYLLAEIVTNLTKEITADSIYQYLEQELHLKISYAEKVICVERATEMDHQYMDLRDDTHVVVVRGYVHLEDTTLFQYTESRHRLDKFQFVDFARRISMVETS; encoded by the coding sequence ATGACAAACAATATTTTTTTGACACTTTACAAAGATTACGTCGAACGTATTGATGCGGGAATCCTCCAATCTGGAAGTAAACTTCCATCTGAGAATGAGCTTGCTGTGACATACCAAACCTCAAGAGAAACCGTACGCAAGGGATTGAACTTACTGGCACAGAATGGTTACATTAACAAAGTAAAAGGGAAGGGTTCCTTTGTACTAGATACAGGCCGATTGAAATTTCCAGTGTCGGGTCTGGTCAGTTATAAAGAGCTTTCCGAACGATTAGGCAAAAAGAGCCGAACTCTTGTTTATGTAACTGAATGTGTTCCGGCAGGAGACAAAATAGCTAAGGAGCTTCATATCCGAGCAAATCAGCCTGTATGGAAGGTTATACGTGCCAGAGAAATTGAAGGTGAACGCATCATTCTGGATATCGATTATTTGCTTGCTGAAATCGTTACGAATTTGACGAAGGAAATCACGGCAGATTCCATTTATCAATATCTGGAGCAGGAACTTCATTTAAAGATCAGCTACGCAGAGAAGGTTATTTGCGTGGAACGGGCTACGGAGATGGACCATCAGTATATGGATCTCAGAGATGATACCCATGTGGTTGTCGTCCGGGGATATGTTCATCTGGAGGATACAACGCTCTTTCAATATACGGAGTCGAGACATCGGTTGGACAAGTTCCAGTTTGTAGATTTTGCAAGAAGAATATCCATGGTGGAGACTTCGTGA
- a CDS encoding PTS fructose transporter subunit IIABC, whose product MKLLAITSCPNGIAHTYMAAENLQKAADKLGVSMKVETQGSIGVENEFTEADIAQADGIIIAADKYVDKSRFLGKKLLVVGVQEGIRNPEALIQKVISGKVPFHQGQPSSEAAGTNGKQKAAKQNEFYRHLMSGVSYMIPFIVVGGLLIAIALSLGGVPTPGGLKIPEDSFWKTIESLGAAAFTFMVPILAGFIAYSIADRPGIAPGMIGGFVAANGSFYGSEAGAGFIGGIIAGFLAGYVALGIKKLKVPKAITPIMPIIIIPVMASLIVGLAFIYLLGGPIAQIFESLTNWLAGMQGTSSILLALILGAMISFDMGGPVNKVAFLFGSAMIGEGNYEIMGPIAVAICIPPIGLGLATFLFKDKFHEAERESGKASFTMGLFGITEGAIPFASQDPLRVIPSVMIGSMTGSVIAMLGQVGDRVAHGGPIVAVLGAVDHVLMFFVAVIVGSIVTALMIKLLKKDVDVDQPQALVEDAFVPASTVDSKPLPQKEEQHEPVNKLTDIVSFDLIDTALTATSRDGVIDEMIEKLNSHGVLNSASEFKQAILNREQESSTGIGMNIAVPHGKSNAVIKPRVVFGIKQEGVDWNSIDGSTAKLIFMIAIPAENKGNEHLKILQMLSRKLMDDDYRDRLLQVQTKQEAYDLLDEIH is encoded by the coding sequence ATGAAGCTTCTAGCAATTACATCATGCCCAAACGGTATTGCACATACGTATATGGCTGCAGAAAACTTGCAGAAGGCAGCAGACAAGTTAGGCGTTTCCATGAAGGTGGAAACCCAGGGCTCCATCGGTGTGGAGAACGAATTTACCGAAGCGGATATTGCCCAAGCAGACGGCATTATAATAGCCGCAGACAAATATGTGGATAAAAGTAGGTTTCTCGGCAAAAAGTTGTTAGTCGTCGGTGTACAGGAAGGTATTCGAAATCCGGAAGCGTTAATTCAAAAAGTGATCAGCGGGAAAGTTCCCTTTCATCAAGGACAGCCTAGCTCTGAAGCGGCAGGCACTAATGGAAAACAGAAAGCAGCTAAGCAAAATGAGTTTTATCGACATTTGATGAGCGGTGTATCCTATATGATTCCGTTCATCGTTGTTGGCGGGTTGCTCATCGCTATTGCACTATCCCTCGGTGGTGTACCTACACCAGGCGGTTTGAAAATTCCAGAGGACTCTTTCTGGAAAACGATCGAAAGTTTGGGCGCAGCTGCCTTTACATTTATGGTTCCGATCCTAGCTGGATTTATTGCCTATAGTATCGCGGATCGGCCGGGTATTGCTCCAGGTATGATCGGTGGTTTCGTTGCTGCTAACGGAAGCTTCTATGGCAGTGAGGCTGGGGCAGGATTTATCGGCGGAATTATTGCCGGATTCCTGGCAGGTTATGTTGCGCTAGGAATTAAGAAATTGAAAGTGCCTAAAGCGATCACTCCGATTATGCCAATCATTATTATTCCTGTTATGGCATCTCTAATTGTCGGATTAGCCTTTATTTATCTTCTTGGTGGACCGATCGCACAAATTTTTGAGTCATTAACAAATTGGCTAGCAGGCATGCAAGGAACAAGTTCGATTTTACTGGCCTTAATACTCGGAGCCATGATCTCCTTTGATATGGGCGGACCAGTTAACAAGGTTGCTTTCTTGTTCGGCTCTGCCATGATCGGAGAAGGAAACTATGAAATTATGGGACCCATTGCAGTTGCCATATGTATTCCGCCAATTGGCCTCGGACTTGCAACATTTCTATTTAAGGACAAATTTCATGAGGCCGAACGGGAATCCGGTAAAGCTTCCTTCACCATGGGTTTGTTCGGTATTACGGAAGGCGCAATTCCTTTTGCATCACAAGATCCACTGCGCGTAATTCCAAGTGTTATGATCGGCTCCATGACCGGTTCCGTTATCGCGATGCTCGGTCAGGTTGGAGACCGGGTTGCCCATGGTGGACCTATCGTTGCAGTTCTGGGAGCGGTTGATCATGTGTTGATGTTCTTTGTCGCTGTTATTGTCGGCTCGATTGTCACCGCTCTCATGATAAAGCTGTTGAAGAAGGATGTTGATGTCGATCAACCTCAAGCTTTAGTTGAAGACGCATTTGTACCTGCTTCTACTGTTGATTCCAAGCCTCTTCCTCAAAAAGAAGAGCAGCATGAACCTGTCAACAAGTTGACGGATATTGTTAGCTTCGATCTCATTGATACAGCATTAACCGCCACTTCTCGTGACGGCGTAATAGACGAAATGATCGAAAAGCTAAACTCACACGGGGTGCTAAACTCTGCGTCCGAATTTAAACAAGCGATACTAAATCGTGAGCAGGAAAGCTCAACCGGTATCGGTATGAACATCGCTGTTCCCCATGGGAAATCAAATGCAGTCATCAAACCACGTGTTGTATTCGGGATCAAGCAGGAAGGTGTTGATTGGAACAGTATAGACGGTTCCACTGCCAAATTAATCTTTATGATTGCAATTCCCGCTGAGAACAAAGGGAATGAGCATCTCAAGATACTGCAAATGCTGTCCCGCAAGCTGATGGACGATGATTACCGTGATCGGTTGTTGCAAGTTCAGACTAAACAGGAAGCTTATGATCTTTTAGATGAGATTCATTAA
- a CDS encoding BglG family transcription antiterminator — protein MNTRQREVLRMLLADTDRYYVVRDMAMKLNCSEKTIRNNFEAIDLYLSEHYNATLVRKPGFGVKLNIEEHEQMELFDQLFRSAQENEYEQDDNRIAAIAYKLLMNTKPTTLQELAEQYFVNRSVIRKDLDTLDHWLVKWGLSIISKQKVGITIEGNEKEKRAALSKVYQLIGTTSTQFIKKKFEVQELNIVTRELRQLEEQETFRFTDEAFDNLLIHTLLMIRRTKLKQPISFSEQEKAFIQEKKEYQGTRTFIQELERLFSIHFSEDEISYLTAHLLGAKIRSNTRMDTVHHQPLIITAEVTELVDSLLRKISSLSFVDFTKDSTLTEGLRIHLSSTINRLSYGLSVTNPLLQDIKKMYPYMFDMVIYSTNQLKQSYHFTIPEDEVAYLTLHFQAAIERLNKQNTIKKRIVTVCHMGTGISQILRTKLECNFSGLQVLDSIRKADLGTYLDKNSVDFIVSTVPLENLTIPHIVVSPLLESADIKKIDKFLDRLDEQSNEAATSILQMYTRPVLIFPQVEVSHRFEIIEQLANNLYAQGFVDQEYAHQALLRERLSSTTIGGGIAIPHGDPKLVKQSQIAVATLKEPLEWEQEKVWIVFMLALRNEEQENTKKLFHRLSLLSEQPSLNEQLIYAKQPEDIFSLL, from the coding sequence ATGAATACACGTCAGAGGGAAGTTCTGCGGATGCTGTTAGCTGACACAGACCGATATTATGTGGTGCGAGACATGGCTATGAAATTAAACTGCTCAGAAAAAACGATCCGAAACAATTTCGAAGCGATTGACCTCTATTTATCCGAGCATTACAATGCAACTCTTGTTCGAAAGCCGGGGTTTGGTGTGAAATTGAATATTGAGGAACATGAACAGATGGAATTATTCGATCAATTGTTCCGATCAGCCCAAGAGAACGAATACGAACAGGACGATAACCGTATTGCTGCTATCGCCTACAAACTCCTAATGAATACAAAACCAACAACACTACAGGAGCTGGCTGAACAATATTTTGTCAATCGATCAGTGATCAGGAAAGATTTAGACACTTTGGATCACTGGCTTGTTAAATGGGGGCTTAGCATTATCTCCAAGCAAAAGGTTGGCATCACGATCGAAGGGAATGAGAAAGAGAAGCGAGCCGCGCTCTCCAAAGTATACCAATTGATTGGCACAACGAGTACTCAATTTATCAAAAAGAAATTTGAAGTCCAGGAGCTAAACATCGTAACCCGGGAGCTTAGGCAGTTGGAGGAGCAAGAAACGTTTCGATTTACAGATGAAGCCTTCGATAATCTGCTCATCCATACATTGCTAATGATCAGAAGAACAAAACTGAAGCAACCGATCTCTTTTTCGGAACAAGAAAAAGCCTTTATTCAGGAAAAAAAAGAATATCAAGGGACACGGACCTTCATCCAAGAGCTTGAACGTCTATTCTCTATCCACTTCTCCGAGGATGAGATCTCTTATTTAACGGCGCATCTGCTAGGTGCTAAAATCCGTTCCAATACCCGGATGGATACAGTCCATCATCAACCGTTAATAATTACAGCCGAGGTTACTGAGTTGGTTGATTCTCTCCTGCGAAAAATATCCAGTCTTTCATTCGTTGATTTCACTAAGGATAGTACGCTTACGGAAGGGCTGCGCATTCATTTAAGTTCCACAATCAATCGTCTAAGCTATGGACTCAGCGTAACCAACCCACTTCTTCAAGACATTAAAAAAATGTACCCCTATATGTTCGATATGGTCATTTACTCGACGAACCAACTGAAGCAAAGCTATCATTTTACGATTCCTGAAGATGAGGTCGCCTATCTTACATTGCACTTTCAGGCAGCAATTGAACGACTGAACAAACAGAATACGATAAAAAAGCGTATCGTTACCGTATGCCACATGGGGACAGGTATTTCGCAAATTTTGCGGACGAAGCTGGAATGTAATTTCAGTGGTCTACAAGTATTGGACTCGATTAGAAAAGCGGATCTAGGTACATATTTAGATAAAAATTCAGTTGATTTTATTGTATCTACGGTTCCTTTAGAGAATTTAACCATTCCACATATCGTAGTATCTCCTTTATTGGAATCTGCTGATATTAAAAAAATAGATAAATTCCTCGATCGACTGGATGAGCAGTCAAATGAAGCAGCAACCTCGATTTTACAAATGTATACGCGACCAGTATTGATTTTTCCACAAGTAGAGGTCTCTCATCGTTTTGAAATTATCGAACAGTTGGCCAACAACTTATATGCACAGGGGTTTGTTGATCAAGAGTATGCCCATCAAGCACTTCTACGAGAAAGATTGTCATCCACAACCATTGGCGGTGGAATTGCAATTCCGCATGGGGACCCTAAATTAGTTAAACAGTCGCAAATTGCTGTCGCTACACTGAAGGAGCCACTGGAATGGGAGCAGGAGAAAGTATGGATTGTATTTATGTTGGCATTGCGAAACGAGGAGCAGGAGAACACGAAAAAATTGTTTCACCGCCTTTCCCTGCTCAGTGAACAGCCCTCTTTAAACGAGCAGCTTATTTACGCCAAGCAGCCAGAGGACATTTTTTCCTTGTTATAA